A window of Sphingobacterium kitahiroshimense genomic DNA:
CGTAATATAGCCGAAACACGGGTACGTTATGGACTCTGGCGTGTCTATATTCTTTTACGTCGTGAAGGCTGGTCTGACAACCATAAACGTGTCTATCGGATCTATAAAGAAGAAGGTCTGAACTTAAGGAGTAAACGTCCAAGGCGCTGCAGAGCAGCCTCTCATCGTTCTGAAAGACCTTCATTTTCCAATTTACATGACTGCTGGAGCATGGACTTCGTGGCAGACGCACTATTCGATGGGAAGAAAATCCGCTGCTTAACTATAGTGGATAATTATAGTCGCAAATGCATGGCAATCCATGTTGAACAGAGTATAAAAGGTTATCAGGTTGTAGAAGTACTGGAAGAACTGAGGTTGTTTAAAGGAGCTAAGCCAAAGAAAATTCAAGTGGATAATGGGTCTGAGTTTATATCAAAAGAAATGGACAGGTGGGCCTACGAACAAAAAGTTGAACTCGTCTTTTCAAGACCTGGAAAACCAACAGATAATGCGTATATTGAGTCGTTCAACGGGAGCTTCCGTGACGAATGCTTAAACACCAATTGGTTCCTTTCGTTGGGGGATGCTAAGCAGAAAATTGAAGACTGGAAAGACGAATATAACACCTTCAGACCCCATAGTTGTTTAGGGGATTTAACACCTGAAATGTTTATTGAAAATCAGGTCAAAATAGCAAATTTTTCTACTTTTAAATACTCCTGAAATTGGGAGGAGGTCAAGTTTATATCAAAAGAAATGGACAGGTGGGCCTACGAACAAAAAGTTGAACTCGTCTTTTCAAGACCTGGAAAACCAACAGATAATGCGTATATTGAGTCGTTCAACGGGAGCTTCCGTGACGAATGCTTAAACACCAATTGGTTCCTTTCGTTGGGGGATGCTAAGCAGAAAATTGAAGACTGGAAAGACGAATATAACACCTTCAGACCCCATAGTTGTTTAGGGGATTTAACACCTGAAATGTTTATTGAAAATCAGGTCAAAATAGCAAATTTTTCTACTTTTAAATACTCCTGAAATTGGGAGGAGGTCAAAATAGCAAATTTTTCTACTTTTAAATACTCCTGAAATTGGGAGGAGGTCATACTTTCTAACTCTATATTTAAGAATAGGATGATTTTTTGTCGGTTTTTTTTACCCCATTTGCACATAGCTGTAATCAACTCAGACAATGTTTTACTGTAGTCCGTAAGTTTATAATCAACCGTAA
This region includes:
- a CDS encoding IS3 family transposase (programmed frameshift), translating into MKRSKFTEAQIAFAIKQSETGTRVEEVCRKMGISEATFYNWKKKYGGLGISELRKLRQLEEENTQLKKLVADLSLDKQMLQDVFKKKVLRPSQRRKIVKGLVADYRVSLRKACEVSLLSTSVWYYKAHRREDLPLRLRIRNIAETRVRYGLWRVYILLRREGWSDNHKRVYRIYKEEGLNLRSKRPRRCRAASHRSERPSFSNLHDCWSMDFVADALFDGKKIRCLTIVDNYSRKCMAIHVEQSIKGYQVVEVLEELRLFKGAKPKKIQVDNGSEFISKEMDRWAYEQKVELVFSRPGKPTDNAYIESFNGSFRDECLNTNWFLSLGDAKQKIEDWKDEYNTFRPHSCLGDLTPEMFIENQVKIANFSTFKYS
- a CDS encoding winged helix-turn-helix transcriptional regulator gives rise to the protein MNGLISHTVCNTKNITVDYKLTDYSKTLSELITAMCKWGKKNRQKIILFLNIELESMTSSQFQEYLKVEKFAILTSSQFQEYLKVEKFAILT